In Desulfovibrio aminophilus, a single genomic region encodes these proteins:
- the rpsI gene encoding 30S ribosomal protein S9 translates to MSDFNYGTGKRKNAVARTRLYKGSGKIMVNDRPFEEYFPRKALQMIVQQPLKITRTLDKLDIAINVNGGGVAGQAQAVRHGIARALIELDPELRGVLKKAGFLTRDAREKERKKYGLKSARARFQYSKR, encoded by the coding sequence ATGAGCGATTTCAATTACGGCACCGGCAAGAGGAAGAACGCAGTGGCCCGCACCCGCCTCTACAAGGGCTCGGGCAAGATCATGGTCAACGACAGGCCCTTCGAGGAGTATTTTCCCCGCAAGGCCCTGCAGATGATCGTGCAGCAGCCGCTCAAGATCACCCGCACCCTGGACAAGCTCGACATCGCCATCAATGTGAATGGCGGCGGCGTGGCCGGTCAGGCCCAGGCCGTCCGGCACGGCATCGCCCGCGCCCTCATCGAGCTGGATCCCGAGCTGCGCGGCGTCCTCAAGAAGGCCGGCTTCCTGACCCGCGACGCCCGCGAGAAGGAACGCAAGAAGTACGGCCTCAAGAGCGCCCGCGCCCGCTTCCAGTACTCCAAGCGTTAA
- the rplM gene encoding 50S ribosomal protein L13 → MKTYTPKESELNREWFVVDASDKILGRLAARIAHRLRGKHKPEFAPHMDNGDFLVVVNAEKVAVTGKKLDKKMYYKHTNHPGGIKERTLRQMLDKKPEEVLRAAVKGMLPKNRLARRLLNKLKVYAGAEHPHASQQPKPLDL, encoded by the coding sequence ATGAAGACATATACGCCCAAGGAAAGCGAGCTCAACCGCGAGTGGTTCGTGGTGGACGCCTCGGACAAGATCCTCGGCCGCCTGGCCGCCCGGATCGCCCACCGGCTGCGCGGCAAGCACAAGCCGGAGTTCGCTCCGCACATGGACAACGGCGACTTCCTCGTCGTGGTCAACGCGGAGAAGGTGGCCGTTACCGGCAAGAAGCTCGATAAGAAAATGTACTACAAGCACACCAACCACCCGGGCGGCATCAAGGAGCGCACCTTGCGCCAGATGCTGGACAAGAAGCCCGAGGAGGTTCTGCGCGCGGCGGTGAAGGGCATGCTCCCCAAGAACCGGCTCGCCCGCCGGCTGCTGAACAAGCTCAAGGTCTACGCGGGCGCCGAGCATCCGCATGCCTCGCAGCAGCCCAAGCCCCTGGACCTGTAG